A section of the Candidatus Effluviviaceae Genus I sp. genome encodes:
- a CDS encoding alpha amylase C-terminal domain-containing protein has translation MSHHSVPWVLLATLLATAVAASAAGPDNNVEWNGVSHMPWLDRSPRCPVDGQSFSVSFQAFADDLTSARVRVDAGGVTWVSATGTAGRRPYDVWTAQVPATAQTQLSYYFELTDGTDVDYLGPAGMSDGPPPSGFVIDFTTYSHAPVGATPIPGGGAVFRVWSPDRTIAHVRGQFNGWGTSNPMVKTGEYFAARVSSATPGQMYKYHFQNSHWNTDPRARRLNPSDNYNAYVIDPEAYAWQVDDFEVPYFEEMVVYQLHVGTFAGRNDPYGSAPFPSGYLDVAARAGHLAELGVNVVMLMPVTEFPGDLSAGYNPITAWSPEWKYGTPDNLKAMVDALHQHGIAVIHDIVWNHFSMTDNFLWYYDGTQIYFDTPAVSTPWGDQADFDRGAVRDYFAESAFSWLDEYRMDGFRMDATSYMNIPPQEASGWSLMQRLNDEMDRRAIDKICIAEQLPDNAWVTRPTSLGGAGFDSQYYDEFTDRLREEIFDAAYGDPEMWKIRNIVYGGGEYLSGRYVVNYVELHDEVWPSSGGQRIVRTIDTTFPHDDVYARGRAKLAQGLVLTAPGIPAIFMGSEWLEDTSFGTDIGNRIDWSKKTTYAGIFDYFRDVIALRRTIRALRADAGVQVFHLNEGGNVLAFQRYDGVGGLVVVVANFSNNDYPSYRVGLPDGGAWTELANSQDAQYGGSGMTNPGLLWAESVPYDGFGRSVSIGVPAMGLIVLANGAATGVPNAGPAAASLGLHLPFPNPSPAGLRIAFDLTAPAPARIAVYDVAGRLVRVVAERECAAGTTEIAWDGRNDAGQSVAAGVYIVRVESGKAAAVRKAVLLR, from the coding sequence GTGAGCCATCACAGCGTTCCGTGGGTCCTTCTCGCGACCCTCCTCGCGACCGCCGTCGCGGCTTCGGCCGCGGGGCCGGACAACAACGTCGAGTGGAACGGCGTGTCGCACATGCCGTGGCTCGACCGCTCCCCTCGCTGCCCCGTGGACGGCCAGTCGTTCTCCGTGAGCTTCCAGGCCTTCGCCGACGACCTCACGTCCGCCCGCGTCCGCGTCGACGCCGGTGGCGTCACGTGGGTGAGCGCCACAGGGACAGCGGGACGCCGGCCGTACGACGTCTGGACCGCCCAGGTCCCCGCCACGGCCCAGACGCAGCTCTCCTACTACTTCGAGCTCACCGACGGAACCGACGTCGACTACCTCGGCCCGGCGGGCATGTCCGACGGACCCCCGCCGAGCGGGTTCGTCATCGACTTCACGACCTACTCCCACGCGCCGGTGGGCGCGACGCCGATTCCCGGCGGCGGCGCCGTCTTCCGCGTGTGGTCGCCCGACCGCACGATCGCGCACGTGCGGGGTCAGTTCAACGGCTGGGGCACGAGCAACCCGATGGTGAAGACCGGCGAGTACTTCGCCGCCCGCGTGTCGTCCGCCACGCCCGGCCAGATGTACAAGTACCACTTCCAGAACAGCCACTGGAACACCGACCCGCGCGCGCGGCGCCTCAACCCGTCCGACAACTACAACGCCTACGTCATCGACCCCGAGGCCTACGCGTGGCAGGTGGACGACTTCGAGGTCCCCTACTTCGAGGAAATGGTCGTCTACCAGCTGCACGTCGGGACGTTCGCGGGCAGGAACGACCCGTACGGTTCGGCCCCGTTCCCCTCGGGCTACCTGGACGTCGCGGCCCGCGCCGGGCACCTGGCCGAGCTGGGCGTGAACGTCGTCATGCTCATGCCCGTCACGGAGTTCCCCGGCGACCTCTCCGCCGGCTACAACCCGATCACCGCGTGGTCGCCCGAGTGGAAGTACGGGACGCCGGACAACCTCAAGGCGATGGTGGACGCGCTGCATCAGCACGGCATCGCCGTCATCCATGACATCGTCTGGAACCACTTCTCGATGACCGACAACTTCCTCTGGTACTACGACGGCACGCAGATCTACTTCGACACGCCGGCGGTGAGCACGCCGTGGGGCGACCAGGCGGACTTCGACCGCGGCGCCGTCCGCGACTACTTCGCCGAGAGCGCGTTCTCGTGGCTCGACGAGTACCGCATGGACGGCTTCCGCATGGACGCCACGTCGTACATGAACATCCCGCCGCAGGAGGCCTCCGGCTGGAGCCTCATGCAGCGCCTGAACGACGAGATGGACCGGCGCGCCATCGACAAGATCTGCATCGCCGAGCAGCTCCCCGACAACGCGTGGGTCACGCGCCCGACGTCGCTCGGCGGGGCCGGGTTCGACTCGCAGTACTACGACGAGTTCACCGACCGGCTCCGCGAGGAGATCTTCGACGCGGCCTACGGCGACCCCGAAATGTGGAAGATCCGGAACATCGTCTACGGCGGCGGCGAGTACCTCTCGGGCCGCTACGTGGTGAACTACGTCGAGCTGCACGACGAGGTCTGGCCGTCGAGCGGCGGCCAGCGGATCGTGAGGACGATCGACACGACCTTCCCGCACGACGACGTCTACGCGCGCGGCCGCGCGAAGCTCGCGCAGGGCCTCGTGCTCACGGCGCCGGGCATCCCGGCGATCTTCATGGGCTCGGAGTGGCTCGAGGACACGAGTTTCGGCACGGACATCGGCAACCGCATCGACTGGTCGAAGAAGACGACGTACGCGGGCATCTTCGACTACTTCCGCGACGTCATCGCGCTCAGAAGGACGATCCGCGCGCTGCGCGCCGACGCGGGCGTGCAGGTGTTCCATCTCAATGAAGGCGGGAACGTGCTCGCCTTCCAGCGGTACGACGGCGTCGGCGGGCTCGTCGTGGTCGTCGCGAACTTCTCGAACAACGACTACCCGTCGTACCGCGTGGGCCTGCCGGACGGCGGCGCCTGGACGGAACTCGCCAACAGCCAGGACGCGCAGTACGGCGGAAGCGGCATGACCAATCCCGGGCTCCTGTGGGCGGAGTCCGTCCCGTACGACGGCTTCGGCCGGTCCGTGAGCATCGGCGTGCCCGCGATGGGACTCATCGTCCTGGCCAACGGGGCCGCGACCGGTGTCCCAAACGCAGGGCCTGCCGCCGCCTCGCTCGGGCTTCACCTGCCGTTCCCGAATCCCTCGCCGGCCGGGCTCAGGATCGCCTTCGACCTGACCGCGCCGGCGCCGGCGCGCATCGCGGTGTACGACGTCGCGGGCCGACTCGTCCGCGTCGTGGCTGAGCGTGAGTGCGCGGCCGGCACGACCGAGATCGCGTGGGACGGCAGGAACGACGCCGGCCAGAGCGTCGCAGCGGGCGTCTACATCGTCAGGGTCGAGTCGGGGAAGGCCGCCGCCGTCCGGAAGGCCGTCCTGCTCCGCTAA
- the mazG gene encoding nucleoside triphosphate pyrophosphohydrolase, with product MDPAAAASAFRRLLELTSVLRSPEGCAWDRAQTIATVRPHLVEEFHEMMEALDENDDARLRDELGDLLFLIVFIGAMAEDDGRFNLDQVIEGIDDKLRRRHPHVFGGEAASTADEVRTRWESGKLSEDSHARRASILDGLPRDFSALLTARRLQEKAGAVGFDWERIADVLAKLREEVEELAAEIRAGDRERCEQELGDLLFSAVNVARFLAIDPEAALRKTNLRFRRRFALIEERFGGDDLGKVGLREMDRVWEEAKRRERDEAGHGGA from the coding sequence TTGGACCCGGCAGCCGCCGCCAGCGCGTTCCGCCGCCTTCTCGAGCTCACCTCCGTTCTTCGCTCCCCGGAAGGATGCGCGTGGGACAGGGCGCAGACCATCGCCACGGTGCGCCCGCACCTCGTCGAGGAGTTCCACGAGATGATGGAGGCGCTCGACGAGAACGACGATGCCAGGCTCCGCGACGAGCTCGGCGACCTGCTCTTCCTCATCGTCTTCATCGGCGCGATGGCGGAGGACGACGGTCGCTTCAATCTCGATCAGGTGATCGAGGGCATCGATGACAAGCTCCGCCGCCGGCACCCGCACGTGTTCGGCGGCGAGGCCGCGTCGACGGCGGACGAGGTGCGCACCCGCTGGGAGTCGGGCAAGCTCAGCGAGGACTCGCACGCGAGAAGAGCCTCGATCCTCGACGGGTTGCCCAGGGACTTCTCGGCGCTGCTCACGGCGCGCCGACTCCAGGAGAAGGCGGGCGCGGTCGGGTTCGACTGGGAGAGGATCGCCGACGTCCTCGCGAAGCTCCGGGAGGAGGTCGAGGAACTGGCCGCCGAGATCCGCGCCGGCGACCGGGAGCGCTGCGAGCAGGAGCTGGGCGACCTCCTGTTCTCGGCCGTCAACGTCGCGCGGTTCCTCGCCATCGATCCGGAGGCCGCGCTTCGGAAGACGAACCTCCGCTTCCGCCGCCGCTTCGCGCTCATCGAGGAGCGGTTCGGTGGGGACGACCTCGGGAAGGTCGGCCTCAGAGAGATGGACCGCGTCTGGGAGGAAGCGAAGCGAAGGGAGCGGGATGAGGCCGGGCACGGCGGCGCGTAG
- a CDS encoding UvrD-helicase domain-containing protein produces MTSLRESCLNPAQERAVRHPGGPLLLLAGAGSGKTRVLTHRIAWLIAERGVSPLRILAVTFTNKAAGEMKRRVVELVGRDAGATWIGTFHSICARMLRREARWGWWTPSFTIYDERDQTDLVKECMERAGVPASSFAPRAILSGISRAKDRLVTAAGYLDGAEGYFGECVAKVYAEYERRLRQNNALDFDDLIMRAVELLRGSPPVLDAYADRFEHVLVDEYQDTSHAQYAFVNLVSSRHRNICVVGDDDQSIYGWRGADITNILDFEKDHPDAVVLRLEQNYRSTKSIIEAAHDVVSRNERRKDKKLWTERPEGRPVALHRVASEYEEADAVRDAVLDAVGSRGLSYHDVAVLYRTHAQSRVIEDSLRRAGIVYDIVGGVRFYERAEVKDLLAYLKVIVNPADSVSLRRIVNTPPRRIGERTVEKLDALAAARGVSLLAALSDPEGADDVVAASRKALGDLSGLLSRLAAKAAEGGRTDELLREVLDGAGYRAWLERQATDEARERLANVEELVSAAGEFVETSGETGAAAFLEQVSLVSDIDLWEDRANAVSLMTLHNAKGLEFTVVLIPGLEEGLLPHASALEDDEELEEERRLFYVGMTRAKDELHLLAADTRRRAGVLNCACPSRFVGEIGRGRLEVSSSVGAVRFPERARRAPGLVRERRRAAPAYEDYSQDVPEIGRGTRVRHPSFGEGVIVDVSGGGLDSVVRVRFDDGVEKRIMVRFGRLEVLPE; encoded by the coding sequence CTGACGAGTCTCCGGGAGAGTTGTCTCAACCCCGCACAGGAGCGCGCGGTCCGCCATCCGGGCGGGCCGCTTCTCCTGCTGGCGGGCGCCGGCAGCGGGAAGACGCGCGTGCTCACGCACCGCATCGCGTGGCTCATCGCCGAACGGGGCGTAAGCCCGCTTCGCATCCTCGCGGTCACGTTCACCAACAAGGCAGCGGGGGAGATGAAGCGGCGCGTCGTGGAGCTCGTCGGCCGCGACGCGGGCGCGACGTGGATCGGCACGTTTCACTCCATCTGCGCTCGGATGCTCCGGCGCGAGGCCCGGTGGGGATGGTGGACGCCCTCGTTCACCATCTACGACGAGCGCGACCAGACGGACCTCGTGAAGGAGTGCATGGAGCGCGCGGGGGTCCCGGCGTCGAGCTTCGCCCCCAGGGCGATCCTGAGCGGGATCTCGCGGGCCAAGGACAGGCTGGTCACGGCGGCGGGCTACCTCGACGGGGCCGAGGGCTACTTCGGCGAGTGCGTCGCGAAGGTGTACGCCGAGTACGAGCGGCGCCTGAGGCAGAACAACGCGCTCGACTTCGATGACCTCATCATGCGCGCCGTCGAGCTTCTGCGCGGGAGCCCGCCCGTGCTCGATGCCTACGCGGACCGGTTCGAACACGTGCTCGTGGACGAGTACCAGGACACGAGCCACGCGCAGTACGCGTTCGTGAACCTCGTCTCCTCGCGCCACCGCAACATCTGCGTCGTGGGAGACGACGACCAGTCCATCTACGGCTGGCGAGGGGCCGACATCACGAACATCCTCGACTTCGAGAAGGACCACCCTGACGCGGTCGTGCTCAGGCTCGAGCAGAACTACCGGTCCACGAAGAGCATCATCGAGGCCGCTCATGACGTCGTGAGCCGGAACGAGCGGCGGAAGGACAAGAAGCTCTGGACGGAGCGCCCGGAGGGGCGGCCCGTAGCCCTCCACCGCGTCGCGAGCGAGTACGAGGAGGCCGACGCCGTCAGGGACGCCGTCCTCGACGCCGTCGGCTCGCGCGGGCTCTCGTATCACGACGTTGCCGTGCTCTACCGGACGCACGCTCAGTCGCGCGTCATCGAGGACAGCCTCCGGCGCGCGGGGATCGTCTACGACATCGTCGGCGGCGTGAGGTTCTACGAGCGGGCGGAGGTGAAGGACCTGCTCGCGTACCTCAAGGTGATCGTGAACCCCGCGGACTCGGTGAGCCTAAGGCGCATCGTGAACACGCCGCCGAGGCGCATCGGCGAGCGCACCGTCGAGAAGCTCGACGCGCTCGCCGCCGCGAGGGGCGTGTCGCTCCTTGCGGCGCTTTCGGACCCCGAGGGAGCGGACGACGTCGTCGCCGCGTCGCGCAAGGCGCTGGGCGACCTGTCGGGCCTCCTCTCGCGTCTCGCGGCGAAGGCCGCCGAGGGGGGGCGCACGGACGAGCTCCTCCGCGAGGTCCTCGACGGCGCCGGGTACCGCGCGTGGCTCGAGCGGCAGGCGACGGACGAGGCGAGGGAGCGGCTTGCGAACGTCGAGGAGCTCGTCTCGGCGGCGGGCGAGTTCGTGGAGACCTCGGGGGAGACGGGCGCGGCGGCGTTTCTGGAGCAGGTGTCCCTCGTGAGCGACATCGACCTCTGGGAGGATCGCGCGAACGCGGTGTCGCTCATGACGCTCCACAACGCCAAGGGGCTCGAGTTCACCGTCGTGCTCATCCCGGGTCTCGAGGAGGGGCTCCTCCCGCACGCGTCGGCGCTCGAGGACGACGAGGAGCTCGAGGAGGAGCGGCGCCTCTTCTACGTGGGCATGACGCGGGCGAAGGACGAGCTCCACCTTCTCGCCGCAGACACCAGGCGGCGCGCCGGCGTGCTCAACTGCGCGTGCCCGTCGAGGTTCGTCGGCGAGATCGGGAGAGGCCGCCTCGAGGTCTCATCGTCGGTCGGAGCGGTCCGGTTCCCCGAGAGGGCGCGGCGCGCGCCGGGGCTGGTCCGGGAGCGCCGCCGCGCGGCGCCGGCGTACGAGGACTACTCGCAGGACGTCCCCGAGATCGGGCGCGGCACGCGCGTGCGGCATCCGAGCTTCGGCGAGGGCGTGATCGTGGACGTCTCGGGCGGGGGGCTTGACTCGGTCGTGCGGGTCCGCTTCGACGACGGCGTCGAGAAGCGGATCATGGTCCGCTTCGGACGGCTCGAGGTGTTGCCTGAGTGA